From the Bacteroidia bacterium genome, one window contains:
- the rlmB gene encoding 23S rRNA (guanosine(2251)-2'-O)-methyltransferase RlmB: MELSKNSLLLIGFQAVYEAIAAGKTIEKLWIKNDLASEHWKNLKPLLQEHQIRWQAVPIEKLNQLTRKASHQGIVALISQITYVSFEDTIQNLLEAKKNPFIALLDGITDVRNVGAIARTCLGLGVDLLVLPQQYAVTITSDAIKTSSGALLHLPIARVSHILDAVYYLKQTGIQVVAISEKGKNQYFDQSYTVPTAIILGSEEKGISGRVLAESNLVVKIPMNHKIASLNVSVAAGIIIAEISRQRITIQSEF, encoded by the coding sequence AAAAATAGCCTACTTTTAATTGGGTTTCAGGCAGTTTATGAAGCGATTGCAGCCGGAAAAACAATCGAAAAACTCTGGATAAAAAATGATTTAGCCAGTGAACACTGGAAAAATCTAAAACCGCTATTGCAGGAGCACCAAATCCGTTGGCAGGCCGTTCCTATAGAAAAGTTGAATCAACTTACCCGAAAGGCTTCTCATCAAGGAATTGTAGCCCTAATTAGCCAAATTACGTATGTTTCTTTTGAGGATACAATTCAAAATCTGCTTGAGGCAAAAAAAAATCCATTTATAGCTTTATTAGACGGTATTACTGACGTGCGGAATGTGGGAGCTATTGCCAGAACCTGTTTAGGATTGGGAGTAGATTTATTGGTATTGCCTCAGCAGTATGCTGTTACCATCACATCAGATGCCATAAAAACTTCTTCCGGAGCGTTATTGCATTTACCCATAGCGCGGGTTTCCCATATCCTTGACGCAGTATATTATCTAAAACAAACCGGAATTCAGGTCGTAGCTATATCCGAAAAAGGTAAAAATCAATACTTTGACCAAAGTTATACTGTGCCTACAGCGATTATTTTGGGATCTGAAGAAAAAGGAATTTCTGGGCGAGTTTTGGCAGAATCGAATTTAGTTGTCAAAATTCCCATGAACCACAAAATAGCCTCCTTAAACGTTTCGGTTGCAGCCGGTATCATAATTGCAGAAATATCCCGACAAAGAATAACTATTCAATCTGAATTTTAA
- a CDS encoding 5'-nucleotidase C-terminal domain-containing protein has product MATAQKGLLAVLVSILLLTACVGSRNVTGYRPQLLNISGYTATDSAIVAIIAPYHAQLSTQMSRVIGESAKEMAREKVESALGNFVADLFLQEASQTFHISADASLLTIGGLRAPLPKGKITVGDIFELSPFENEMVLLSINGKILQQILDILATDQKAAVGNIRFIIQNQRAVNITVNGFPLEEQQTYQIITYDYLANGGDKLSPLIEAEKRQNLGITVRDLIIRHIERLQQEGKKIDANLDGRVQIR; this is encoded by the coding sequence ATGGCAACAGCGCAAAAAGGTTTATTAGCCGTTTTAGTTAGTATTTTATTGCTAACGGCGTGTGTTGGTTCTCGAAATGTAACCGGCTACCGTCCGCAATTACTCAATATTTCTGGATATACAGCCACAGATTCCGCTATTGTTGCAATCATAGCTCCGTATCACGCCCAATTATCTACCCAGATGAGCCGAGTTATTGGTGAAAGTGCTAAAGAAATGGCCAGAGAAAAAGTAGAATCTGCACTCGGTAACTTTGTCGCAGATTTATTTCTGCAAGAAGCCTCTCAAACTTTCCATATATCAGCAGATGCCAGTTTGCTCACTATTGGCGGCTTACGTGCTCCTTTGCCTAAAGGAAAAATTACCGTAGGAGACATATTCGAACTTTCTCCTTTTGAAAACGAAATGGTGTTGCTTTCCATCAACGGAAAAATATTGCAGCAGATTTTAGATATTCTGGCTACAGACCAAAAAGCCGCAGTAGGAAACATCCGCTTCATAATCCAAAACCAGCGAGCAGTCAATATCACCGTTAATGGCTTTCCGTTAGAAGAACAGCAAACTTACCAAATTATTACCTACGACTACCTTGCTAACGGCGGCGATAAATTATCACCGCTCATAGAAGCCGAAAAACGTCAAAACTTAGGAATTACAGTACGCGACTTAATAATCCGCCACATCGAAAGACTACAGCAGGAAGGAAAAAAAATTGATGCTAACTTAGACGGTCGTGTACAAATCCGATAA
- a CDS encoding PfkB family carbohydrate kinase: protein MSLVVVGSVAFDAIETPYGKTDKIIGGAATFICFSASTFLRPIGLVSVVGGDYPQSALDMFREKGVDLVGLEIKPQEKSFFWSGKYNTDLNTRETLATELNVLATFQPKVPETHQNSDFLMLGNLTPDIQRSVIHQMKKRPKLIVMDTMNFWMDIALDSLLQTIREVDVLTINDEEARQLSGEYSLKKAARKILSMGPKYLIIKKGEHGALLFHENGLFYAPALPIEDVFDPTGAGDTFAGGFIGWLAKTGDLSFENFKRAVIYGSALASFCVEQFGTQRLETLTQPEVVQRAQEFANLVQFNL from the coding sequence ATGAGTTTAGTTGTTGTTGGTTCTGTAGCCTTTGACGCTATTGAGACACCTTACGGTAAAACCGATAAAATCATCGGTGGAGCTGCTACGTTTATTTGTTTTTCTGCCTCAACGTTTTTGCGCCCAATTGGTTTAGTAAGCGTTGTAGGGGGAGATTATCCTCAAAGTGCCTTAGATATGTTTCGAGAAAAAGGCGTTGATTTAGTAGGCTTAGAAATTAAACCACAAGAAAAATCTTTTTTTTGGTCAGGAAAATATAATACTGACCTAAACACCCGCGAAACCTTAGCTACTGAACTAAACGTCTTAGCTACATTTCAGCCTAAAGTTCCTGAAACTCACCAGAATAGCGATTTTTTGATGCTGGGAAACCTCACACCGGATATACAACGCAGCGTTATTCATCAGATGAAAAAACGCCCCAAGCTAATTGTGATGGATACAATGAACTTTTGGATGGATATTGCCTTAGATTCTCTGCTCCAAACGATACGAGAAGTGGATGTATTGACGATTAATGATGAAGAGGCGCGCCAACTTTCCGGTGAATATTCATTAAAAAAGGCAGCCCGTAAGATATTATCTATGGGTCCTAAATATCTGATTATCAAGAAGGGAGAGCACGGCGCATTGTTGTTTCATGAAAACGGCTTATTTTATGCTCCGGCACTTCCGATAGAAGACGTTTTTGACCCAACCGGTGCTGGGGATACTTTTGCCGGCGGCTTTATCGGGTGGTTAGCCAAAACGGGAGATTTGAGCTTTGAAAACTTCAAGCGTGCGGTTATCTATGGTTCTGCCCTCGCAAGTTTCTGTGTAGAACAATTTGGTACTCAGCGGTTAGAAACCCTAACCCAGCCGGAAGTCGTGCAACGTGCCCAAGAATTTGCAAACCTCGTTCAGTTTAATCTATAA
- a CDS encoding polyphosphate kinase, whose amino-acid sequence MPKSLEKIETKAPKDLNKAETKAETTKLAQELGELQAVLYAMQKHSLLIVLQGLDASGKDGAVKEVFAGINPMGCLVTPFKKPTEEELSHDFLWRVHKHTPARGMIQIFNRSHYEDVLITRVHGWIDNETTKKRFQYINSFEELLQERDTHILKFYLHISHEEQAQRFEERLVNPEKRWKYRPEDLLESKHWDKYRECYEEIFEKCSPEIPWHIVPSDQNWYKEYYIAKTIVEKLRSLKLEYPVM is encoded by the coding sequence ATGCCAAAATCACTCGAAAAAATCGAAACAAAGGCACCCAAAGACCTCAACAAAGCGGAAACTAAGGCCGAAACAACCAAGTTAGCGCAGGAATTAGGAGAGCTCCAAGCGGTTTTGTATGCTATGCAAAAACATAGCTTACTCATTGTGCTGCAAGGCTTAGATGCCTCCGGAAAAGACGGTGCCGTTAAAGAAGTATTTGCCGGAATAAACCCAATGGGCTGCTTAGTTACACCATTTAAAAAACCAACCGAAGAAGAACTAAGCCACGACTTCCTATGGCGCGTACATAAACACACACCGGCACGCGGTATGATTCAAATTTTCAATAGATCGCATTATGAAGATGTACTCATAACCCGTGTTCATGGCTGGATTGACAACGAAACTACCAAAAAGAGGTTTCAATACATCAATTCTTTTGAAGAACTTTTGCAGGAAAGAGATACGCATATTTTGAAGTTTTATCTACATATCTCTCACGAAGAGCAGGCGCAGCGCTTTGAAGAACGCTTAGTAAACCCCGAAAAACGCTGGAAATACCGCCCCGAAGACCTCCTTGAATCCAAACATTGGGATAAATACCGAGAATGCTACGAAGAGATTTTTGAAAAATGCTCTCCGGAGATTCCGTGGCATATCGTACCTTCAGACCAAAATTGGTATAAAGAATACTATATCGCTAAAACAATCGTAGAGAAGCTACGGTCGTTGAAGTTAGAATACCCTGTGATGTAG
- a CDS encoding cation transporter yields MKLLISMLLSFSVVLATFAQKDKQSKNADRSETTFEVWGNCNMCKKTIEKAARIEGVKSAVWNKGTHKMHVIYHNSVTSPEKVQQAVAKSGYDTELYYGDEESYKNLHTCCQYKRKPKS; encoded by the coding sequence ATGAAACTACTTATTTCAATGCTATTAAGTTTTTCGGTGGTCTTGGCTACGTTTGCTCAAAAGGACAAGCAGTCCAAGAACGCTGACCGGTCGGAAACGACATTTGAGGTTTGGGGAAACTGTAATATGTGTAAAAAAACCATCGAAAAGGCTGCACGAATAGAGGGTGTAAAGTCTGCCGTATGGAATAAAGGAACGCACAAAATGCACGTAATTTACCACAATTCTGTAACCTCACCGGAAAAAGTACAACAAGCAGTTGCAAAATCCGGATACGACACAGAACTGTATTATGGAGATGAAGAAAGCTACAAGAACTTACACACTTGCTGCCAATACAAGCGTAAGCCCAAGAGCTAA
- a CDS encoding class I SAM-dependent methyltransferase: protein MEIVKELSQERTSDIPENNVIHQRSMFAYEHAKSLIAGKDALDLGCGLAYGTSLMAENAKTLIGLDYDSEVVRHNSAKYASISQLSFKAAPVPPIPFPDNTFDFVTSFQFIEHLHERLKLIQEIKRVLKPGGMMMLTTPNILKSNARNPFHVHEYTFAEMRQEVASVFNEFTLKGLKGNEKINRYMEENGKWVRQILQFDILGLHKRIPASWLIVPYNFMTRLMRKKLATQNTDTAQITTADYFLSENQLDTAYDIYVFASK from the coding sequence GTGGAAATTGTTAAAGAATTAAGTCAGGAAAGGACTTCGGATATTCCTGAGAATAATGTAATTCACCAGCGGTCTATGTTTGCTTATGAGCACGCGAAGTCGCTGATAGCGGGCAAAGATGCGCTGGATTTAGGTTGTGGCCTTGCTTATGGAACATCTTTAATGGCTGAAAATGCCAAAACCTTAATCGGCTTAGATTATGATTCCGAAGTAGTTCGGCATAATTCAGCCAAATATGCTTCTATATCGCAGCTTTCATTTAAAGCTGCACCGGTTCCGCCAATACCTTTTCCGGATAATACCTTTGATTTTGTAACTTCATTTCAGTTTATAGAGCATTTACATGAAAGACTAAAATTGATACAAGAAATAAAACGGGTCTTAAAACCGGGTGGCATGATGATGCTGACAACGCCCAACATTCTAAAAAGCAATGCTCGAAACCCGTTTCATGTGCATGAATATACCTTTGCAGAAATGAGACAAGAAGTGGCTTCTGTATTTAATGAATTTACACTCAAAGGATTAAAAGGAAATGAAAAAATAAATCGTTATATGGAAGAAAATGGCAAATGGGTTCGTCAGATTTTACAATTTGATATTTTGGGTTTGCATAAGCGGATTCCTGCTTCATGGCTCATTGTCCCCTACAACTTTATGACCCGGCTTATGCGTAAAAAACTGGCTACTCAAAATACAGATACAGCCCAAATCACAACAGCCGATTATTTTCTTAGTGAAAACCAATTAGATACCGCTTACGATATTTACGTTTTTGCAAGCAAATGA
- a CDS encoding HAD family phosphatase → MSQLIENIIFDLGGVLYAVDYQRTRDYFAPYALYTQTAQSPVFDLFETGQLSENEFTKRLQQEYNLPFSADKIIDGWNAMLLGLIPERIDIIKKLRQKYRLFLLSNTNEIHYRFIFEECNPLFNLFERCYFSHHLQLRKPNAEIFEYVLQENNLSRSNTLFIDDSPQHIEAARTLNLHTHFFQQESDFLALMNQLNTAKNIVT, encoded by the coding sequence ATGAGCCAACTTATAGAAAATATCATCTTTGATTTAGGGGGCGTATTATATGCCGTAGATTACCAGCGTACCCGCGATTACTTCGCTCCGTATGCGTTATATACCCAAACTGCTCAATCTCCAGTTTTTGACCTCTTTGAAACCGGACAATTATCTGAAAATGAATTTACTAAGAGGCTACAGCAGGAGTATAACTTACCCTTTTCTGCCGATAAAATTATTGACGGCTGGAATGCAATGCTGCTTGGGCTAATCCCTGAAAGAATTGATATTATAAAGAAATTACGGCAGAAATACCGGCTCTTTTTGCTCAGTAACACCAACGAAATCCATTATCGGTTCATTTTTGAGGAATGTAACCCGCTGTTTAACTTATTTGAACGGTGTTATTTTTCCCACCATCTTCAGCTCCGAAAGCCAAATGCTGAAATTTTTGAGTATGTTTTGCAGGAGAATAATTTATCGAGAAGCAACACGCTGTTTATTGATGATTCTCCGCAGCATATCGAGGCAGCTCGCACCTTAAATTTGCATACACATTTTTTTCAACAAGAATCTGATTTTCTGGCACTTATGAATCAGCTTAATACAGCCAAAAACATCGTTACTTAG
- a CDS encoding M1 family metallopeptidase, whose protein sequence is MKNRIFTIWFLSCLCCLDTKEIIAQTHFPPNILQNPDSLRGTLTPYRTCYDVHFYDLTIQPNIEGKDIIGKNEIYFSVVENFEWLQIDLFPQLVIDSIVWNNQLLTYGRKYGAVWVHFPVVLTQKSTDKVVVYYHGEPNEAKNPPWDGGFVRKKDKQGKPWITVACQGFGASSWWPLKDHLSDEPDSQRITIRVPNGITAVSNGVLRSVLYVENNLTEFEWFVSYPINSYSVSLNIAYYEHFSDTFWNTSGVKQLDYYVLPENLEKAKNHFQQVKTMLRCFEKYFGEYPFWRDGYCLVETPYWGMEHQTAIAYGNKFKNNYWGFDYIIIHESGHEWFGNSISMQDNCDMWIHESFTTYSEALFMECTKGYEESVDYLLSERLMIENTEPILGPPGINYDAWKSADMYYKGAWMLHTIRNIIKNDSLWFATIKLFCEQFKYSNTNTEQVIRFFNNQLKKDLTKVFSQFLKYKYLPVLAYGTKKKKDYCELTFYWIADVSEFDMPVDISWGTDHVKRIFPTPAKQTILLPLEALNKISVYDRSFLVNTKLLNAK, encoded by the coding sequence ATGAAGAATAGAATTTTTACAATATGGTTTTTAAGTTGCTTATGTTGCTTAGATACCAAAGAGATTATTGCCCAAACACATTTTCCCCCTAACATTCTTCAAAATCCAGATTCTTTACGTGGAACATTAACTCCATATAGAACTTGCTATGACGTTCATTTCTACGACCTTACCATTCAACCCAATATTGAAGGAAAAGATATTATAGGTAAAAATGAAATTTATTTTTCGGTTGTTGAAAATTTTGAATGGTTGCAAATAGATTTATTTCCTCAGTTAGTCATAGATAGTATTGTTTGGAACAATCAGCTATTAACCTATGGGCGTAAGTACGGTGCTGTGTGGGTACATTTTCCGGTTGTTTTAACGCAAAAATCTACTGATAAGGTAGTTGTGTATTATCATGGAGAACCCAATGAAGCTAAAAATCCACCGTGGGACGGCGGCTTCGTCCGGAAAAAAGATAAACAAGGTAAGCCTTGGATTACCGTTGCCTGTCAAGGTTTCGGCGCAAGCTCTTGGTGGCCACTAAAAGACCATTTGTCTGATGAGCCTGATAGCCAAAGAATTACAATACGTGTCCCAAACGGAATAACGGCTGTTTCTAATGGTGTGCTACGCTCTGTCTTGTATGTAGAAAATAACCTAACCGAATTTGAATGGTTTGTAAGTTACCCAATTAATAGCTATAGCGTAAGCCTGAATATCGCTTATTATGAACATTTTTCAGATACTTTTTGGAATACATCTGGGGTTAAACAACTTGATTACTACGTGCTTCCTGAAAATTTAGAAAAAGCTAAAAATCACTTCCAGCAAGTTAAGACGATGCTTCGTTGCTTTGAAAAGTATTTTGGCGAATATCCATTTTGGCGAGACGGATATTGCCTCGTAGAAACACCCTACTGGGGAATGGAGCATCAAACAGCTATCGCCTATGGAAATAAATTTAAAAATAACTATTGGGGCTTTGACTATATCATAATCCATGAAAGCGGCCACGAATGGTTCGGAAATAGCATCTCTATGCAGGATAATTGTGATATGTGGATACACGAATCCTTTACTACTTATAGCGAGGCTTTATTTATGGAATGCACCAAAGGTTATGAGGAATCAGTTGATTACCTACTGAGTGAACGGCTAATGATTGAAAATACAGAACCTATCTTAGGGCCGCCCGGCATTAACTACGACGCATGGAAAAGTGCTGATATGTATTACAAAGGAGCTTGGATGCTGCATACCATCCGAAACATTATCAAAAATGATTCTCTCTGGTTTGCAACCATCAAACTATTTTGCGAACAATTCAAATACTCAAACACAAACACAGAACAAGTTATCCGTTTTTTTAATAACCAATTAAAAAAAGACTTAACCAAAGTTTTCAGCCAATTTCTCAAATACAAATACTTGCCGGTTTTGGCATACGGTACTAAAAAGAAAAAAGACTATTGTGAACTAACCTTTTATTGGATAGCAGACGTTTCTGAATTTGATATGCCGGTAGATATTTCTTGGGGAACAGACCACGTTAAACGGATTTTCCCAACGCCTGCCAAGCAAACTATTTTGCTGCCCTTAGAAGCCCTTAATAAAATTTCTGTTTACGACCGTAGTTTCTTGGTAAATACAAAACTGCTAAACGCTAAGTAA
- the udk gene encoding uridine kinase, with translation MYFKPYLVGISGGSASGKTFLLKSLRSAFSSEELTLVSQDNYYKDRNQQTVHEDGTINFDHPNALNLDLFHDHLKLLIEGQSVKIREYHFNNPQKAPSTVEYHPAPIIIVEGLFVMYLPQTRNLVDLKIFVEAEEPIKIFRRAQRDLHERGYSIENTLSQYVKHVYPMYRQYIEPVKHFCDFIIPNNESCATASHVIINHLQTKVNALVQQHEE, from the coding sequence ATGTACTTTAAACCTTATCTTGTGGGCATTTCCGGCGGCAGTGCCAGCGGAAAAACTTTTCTACTAAAATCATTGCGTTCAGCGTTTTCTTCCGAAGAACTTACGCTCGTTTCGCAGGATAACTATTATAAAGATAGAAACCAACAAACAGTACACGAAGACGGAACCATTAACTTTGACCACCCTAATGCCTTAAACTTAGACCTTTTTCATGACCATTTAAAACTACTCATTGAAGGTCAAAGCGTTAAAATTCGAGAATATCATTTTAATAATCCCCAAAAAGCACCGAGTACAGTAGAATATCATCCGGCACCTATCATTATCGTAGAAGGTTTATTTGTCATGTACCTTCCACAAACCAGAAATTTAGTTGATTTAAAAATATTTGTGGAGGCAGAAGAGCCGATTAAGATTTTCCGCCGTGCCCAGCGAGACCTGCACGAACGGGGATATTCTATAGAAAATACCTTAAGCCAGTATGTAAAACACGTTTACCCAATGTATCGCCAATATATTGAGCCGGTTAAACATTTCTGTGATTTTATCATCCCGAATAATGAAAGTTGTGCTACTGCAAGCCATGTAATAATCAATCACTTACAAACAAAAGTGAATGCCTTAGTGCAGCAACATGAAGAATAG
- the rdgB gene encoding RdgB/HAM1 family non-canonical purine NTP pyrophosphatase: MKLVFGSYNAHKLAEISAMLPDVEVLGLSSFQGILEVAETGSTLVENALLKAKSYAIQTGFPCFADDTGLEISALDGKPGVYSARYSAEATSEANTQKVLTEMLHKTNRTAQFKTVIAFYHPSKQTEFWVEGILTGTIAEKSAGKFGFGYDPIFIPTNIQQTLAELNPEQKNQISHRKKAINLFISQLSNYHVL, translated from the coding sequence ATGAAACTTGTTTTTGGGAGCTATAACGCACACAAGTTAGCGGAGATTTCGGCAATGCTGCCCGATGTTGAAGTTTTAGGTTTAAGTTCCTTTCAAGGTATTTTGGAGGTGGCAGAAACCGGAAGCACTTTAGTAGAGAATGCGCTGCTGAAGGCTAAAAGCTATGCAATACAAACCGGTTTTCCGTGCTTCGCTGATGATACCGGCCTTGAAATAAGTGCCTTAGATGGTAAACCCGGCGTTTATTCTGCCAGATATTCTGCTGAAGCTACCTCAGAGGCGAATACCCAAAAAGTACTAACCGAAATGCTGCACAAAACAAACCGAACAGCACAGTTTAAAACAGTTATTGCATTTTACCACCCCTCAAAACAGACCGAATTTTGGGTAGAAGGAATCTTAACCGGAACAATTGCTGAAAAATCTGCCGGAAAATTCGGCTTCGGCTATGACCCAATATTTATCCCTACCAATATACAACAAACATTAGCAGAACTTAACCCGGAACAAAAAAACCAAATATCACATCGAAAAAAAGCTATTAATCTATTTATTAGTCAGTTATCTAATTATCATGTACTTTAA